One part of the Deltaproteobacteria bacterium genome encodes these proteins:
- a CDS encoding TonB-dependent receptor has product MCPEREFRDASGWIQTRVAFSGHTFAGVLPMPHGPWMRIAIAAAGLAALCITMRPAIAREPEKGSDTGQPPVARSYGQYLVERTRTRHPELIGLDLHATPPNAPRSVVIASLDRDRVGRESDVRALEVVKTSKPAVAVDGQTGQRIEVDVPLQDKSGNIIGAMQAVYAYAKGEDEARFLTQAEALRGEMQRQIPTVAKLVQPVRPTEGLDIGGTQSLPTTKEIVSGKALAENEQEGYAEAVKHVAGVAPANSKGSANDSIYIRGIKLNLFSNYRINGGLPVAGVITMPNEDKTRLETLKGANALQFGVASPAGIINMITKRAGENDVTSVSGAASSFGQFGGTFDVGRRYGDEGQFGMRINGSATALENGVRGLGGDGEFASAGLDYRVDRLTLQGDFEYYRKHVPEQAGISLLDPVNGRVPITPVPDPRNLLSGPWAIYTPETTNAQLRADYLVADNFKVVAEGGRSYSDRSRFTTRIGGYDINTGAGGAVRVSTVSQNYRNTFGMLETQSAFATWMLKHELTLGGSVTDRRAETPQNRKEFILPQTQNIFDPIALAPPVFKGSPTPLPLQISRDGGVYVYDTISFNPRAPRLLLGMRYTEDYENNGKAYDPVSCIKCGPNTSWIALPSFGALWDVIPGLTIFGSYMEGLEAGGTAPANAYNANEILPAQVSTQKEVGVRTSYFRGLTASISLFEIDKANAVTDPNPNAYCGGNPMCYVNSGQINYKGVEATVNAELTRLFTLDIGWQWLRAIQNSPDPKFNGLAPENTPRSIGNVRLGFRVPWVSGLTLNAGASGVTSRYVNFQQQGSIPGYVLYSAGASWVISDRALNLRRLTFLLNVDNLTNLRYWNSVQTGTYGIGMDRTIKMTMKMDY; this is encoded by the coding sequence ATGTGTCCTGAAAGGGAATTCAGGGATGCGTCAGGGTGGATTCAGACTCGGGTTGCATTCTCGGGGCACACTTTCGCAGGAGTGCTGCCCATGCCGCACGGCCCCTGGATGAGAATCGCGATCGCCGCCGCCGGACTTGCCGCCCTCTGTATCACGATGCGGCCCGCAATCGCCCGCGAGCCGGAGAAAGGCTCCGACACCGGCCAGCCGCCCGTAGCCAGGAGCTACGGACAATACCTCGTCGAGCGGACGCGGACGCGCCATCCGGAGCTGATCGGCCTCGATCTCCATGCCACGCCGCCCAACGCGCCGCGCTCGGTGGTCATCGCCTCCCTGGATCGCGATCGTGTGGGCCGTGAAAGCGACGTGCGCGCGCTGGAGGTGGTCAAGACCAGCAAGCCGGCGGTGGCCGTCGACGGGCAGACCGGGCAGCGCATCGAAGTCGACGTCCCGCTGCAGGACAAGTCGGGGAACATCATCGGCGCCATGCAGGCCGTCTATGCGTACGCCAAGGGCGAAGATGAAGCGCGCTTTCTCACCCAGGCGGAGGCGCTGCGGGGTGAGATGCAGCGGCAGATTCCCACGGTGGCGAAGCTCGTCCAGCCGGTGCGGCCGACTGAAGGACTCGACATCGGCGGTACCCAGTCGCTCCCCACCACCAAGGAGATCGTCTCCGGTAAGGCGCTGGCGGAGAACGAGCAGGAGGGCTACGCCGAGGCCGTCAAGCACGTGGCGGGCGTCGCGCCGGCCAACTCGAAGGGCAGCGCCAACGACTCCATCTACATCCGCGGCATCAAGCTCAACCTCTTCTCCAATTACCGTATCAACGGGGGCCTGCCGGTTGCCGGAGTCATCACCATGCCTAACGAGGACAAGACGCGCCTCGAGACGCTGAAGGGCGCCAACGCGCTCCAGTTCGGCGTGGCGAGCCCGGCGGGCATCATCAACATGATCACCAAGCGCGCCGGCGAGAATGACGTCACGAGCGTGAGCGGGGCCGCCAGCAGCTTCGGCCAGTTCGGCGGAACGTTCGACGTCGGCCGCCGCTACGGCGACGAAGGCCAGTTCGGCATGCGCATCAACGGGTCGGCGACGGCGCTCGAGAATGGCGTGCGCGGGCTCGGCGGCGACGGTGAGTTCGCCAGCGCCGGCCTCGACTACCGCGTCGACCGCCTCACGCTACAGGGCGACTTCGAATACTACCGCAAGCACGTGCCCGAGCAGGCAGGAATCAGCCTGCTCGATCCCGTCAACGGCAGGGTTCCCATCACGCCCGTACCCGATCCACGCAATCTCCTTTCGGGGCCGTGGGCCATCTACACGCCCGAGACCACCAACGCGCAGCTGCGCGCGGACTACCTCGTCGCCGACAACTTCAAGGTGGTGGCGGAGGGAGGCCGCTCCTACTCGGATCGTTCGCGCTTCACCACCCGCATCGGCGGCTACGACATCAATACCGGCGCGGGGGGCGCGGTCCGCGTCTCGACCGTCTCGCAGAACTACCGCAACACCTTCGGCATGCTCGAGACGCAGTCCGCCTTCGCCACCTGGATGCTCAAGCACGAGCTGACCTTGGGCGGATCGGTGACCGACCGGCGTGCGGAGACGCCACAGAACCGCAAGGAATTCATCCTCCCGCAGACGCAGAACATCTTCGACCCGATCGCGCTCGCCCCGCCCGTTTTCAAGGGCTCGCCCACGCCGCTGCCGCTGCAGATCAGCCGGGACGGCGGCGTCTACGTCTACGACACCATCTCTTTCAATCCCCGCGCACCCAGGCTGCTGCTCGGCATGCGCTACACAGAGGACTACGAGAACAACGGCAAGGCCTACGATCCGGTGAGCTGCATCAAGTGCGGGCCCAACACCAGCTGGATCGCGCTGCCTTCCTTCGGCGCGCTGTGGGACGTCATCCCCGGTCTCACCATCTTCGGCAGCTATATGGAAGGCCTCGAGGCGGGCGGTACCGCGCCGGCCAACGCTTACAACGCCAACGAGATCCTGCCGGCGCAGGTGTCGACGCAGAAGGAAGTGGGCGTTCGCACCTCGTACTTCAGAGGCTTGACTGCCAGCATCTCGCTCTTCGAAATCGACAAGGCCAACGCGGTCACCGATCCGAACCCCAATGCGTACTGCGGCGGCAATCCCATGTGCTACGTCAACAGCGGCCAGATCAACTACAAGGGTGTGGAAGCGACGGTGAACGCCGAGCTGACACGACTCTTCACCCTCGACATTGGCTGGCAATGGCTGCGCGCGATCCAGAACAGCCCTGATCCGAAGTTCAACGGCCTGGCGCCCGAGAACACGCCCAGGTCGATCGGGAACGTCCGCTTGGGCTTCCGCGTGCCCTGGGTGTCCGGCCTGACGTTGAACGCGGGCGCCTCCGGCGTGACCAGCCGCTACGTCAACTTCCAGCAGCAGGGGTCGATCCCCGGTTACGTTCTCTATTCCGCGGGCGCCAGCTGGGTGATCAGCGACCGGGCGCTCAACCTGCGTCGCCTGACCTTCCTGCTCAACGTCGATAACCTGACCAATCTCCGCTACTGGAACTCGGTGCAGACGGGAACGTACGGCATCGGCATGGATCGCACGATCAAGATGACCATGAAGATGGATTACTGA
- a CDS encoding DUF1345 domain-containing protein: MSCVSCPRIYEVSCAVLVQPPHAVPRAAISLSIAAVVALALSAGLHASGTLTALAAWDAGGFTLLALSWFTIVSCSAAATRIRAAADDPGRTAVYLIVVLSSSASLLATTALVSRAKSIAGSEGDALVALCLANIALCWALTHTAFTLRYAHLYYREDVEGVGGVEFAGGAAPTYFDFAYFAFTLGMTFQVSDTTVSSPQIRRAVLLHAVLSFIYNTAILAFVLNLVFGFAA; encoded by the coding sequence ATGAGTTGCGTATCGTGTCCCCGGATCTACGAAGTATCCTGTGCTGTGCTCGTCCAACCGCCCCATGCCGTCCCTCGAGCGGCGATCTCGCTCAGCATCGCCGCCGTGGTGGCGCTTGCCCTGAGTGCCGGCCTGCACGCGTCGGGCACACTCACGGCGCTGGCGGCGTGGGATGCCGGAGGCTTCACTCTCCTGGCCCTGTCGTGGTTCACGATCGTCTCGTGCTCTGCCGCTGCGACGCGAATTCGAGCAGCGGCCGACGATCCCGGCCGGACGGCGGTGTACTTGATCGTGGTTCTCAGCTCTAGCGCCAGCCTGCTGGCCACGACCGCTCTCGTCAGCCGTGCGAAGTCGATCGCCGGAAGCGAAGGAGATGCTCTGGTTGCTCTGTGCCTGGCGAACATCGCGCTCTGCTGGGCCCTGACGCACACAGCGTTCACACTTCGTTACGCCCACCTCTACTATCGGGAAGACGTGGAGGGCGTCGGAGGTGTCGAGTTCGCCGGCGGAGCGGCGCCGACCTACTTCGACTTTGCGTACTTCGCGTTCACTCTTGGGATGACCTTCCAGGTCTCCGACACCACGGTCTCGAGTCCGCAGATTCGCCGAGCCGTGTTGCTGCACGCGGTGCTCTCGTTCATCTACAACACGGCCATCCTGGCGTTCGTCCTCAACCTGGTATTCGGGTTCGCGGCGTAG
- a CDS encoding GNAT family N-acetyltransferase, with translation MGRLDEHSTGYFVDPGTRYATHAKLSSQMIRWAKEGEAEQIAGIINAAFEIEREFRQGERTSVSGIRELIERESLLVAERDGALIGAVEVRVAGPTGYFGMLAVDASSRHAGVGRALVEAAEDHCRRAGCTVMTMSTGEERVELIPYYEKMGYRLTGIEPSAKPAFKRVIRVVKMEKRLSP, from the coding sequence ATGGGGCGGTTGGACGAGCACAGCACAGGATACTTCGTAGATCCGGGGACACGATACGCAACTCATGCCAAGTTGAGCAGCCAGATGATCCGGTGGGCCAAAGAAGGGGAGGCGGAGCAGATCGCCGGCATCATCAATGCCGCGTTCGAGATCGAGCGCGAGTTCAGGCAAGGCGAGCGCACGTCGGTCTCCGGGATTCGCGAGCTGATCGAACGCGAGTCGCTCCTGGTGGCCGAGCGCGATGGGGCGCTGATCGGTGCCGTCGAAGTCCGTGTCGCCGGACCCACCGGATACTTTGGGATGCTGGCCGTCGACGCGTCGTCGCGCCACGCAGGCGTGGGCCGGGCGCTGGTGGAGGCCGCCGAGGATCACTGTCGCCGCGCCGGCTGCACCGTCATGACCATGAGCACTGGCGAAGAGCGGGTGGAGCTGATCCCCTATTACGAAAAGATGGGCTACCGGCTGACTGGCATCGAGCCCTCGGCCAAGCCAGCGTTCAAGCGCGTGATCCGCGTCGTGAAGATGGAGAAGCGACTGTCGCCATGA
- a CDS encoding lactonase family protein: MPRALEEELVCVRGRSLCAHQRARRERRARLRPRRRRLALRGRHLRDRRCRQRRRARVAGRHHRQRRRPPALRRERRQQHRVVVSRPIGRPGHRRRRRERWDDADQRDRARGPRLRSERRRSQRRERLHGGREGAAQADSRIESASQRSLHGGSANRLRRRGRHADRDGARDEPHRHLRGRCGRSLTGPFVHASTGPTPFGFAVDKRSTLFVSETGAGGGASSYRIRDAGGLDGISSMVMTGQRAACWAVVTRNGRFGYVINAGTGNISGFAIGSDGSATLLGANGITATTGGNPTDAALSHDSRNLYVRVAALGEIAVFSIESDGSLTPRPSLNGTPAGLAGLAAW, translated from the coding sequence TTGCCCAGGGCGCTCGAGGAGGAACTTGTATGCGTCAGAGGGCGCAGTCTATGTGCTCACCAACGCGCCCGCCGGGAACGCCGTGCTCGTCTACGACCGCGGCGGCGACGGCTCGCTCTCCGCGGCCGGCATCTACGCGACCGGCGGTGCCGGCAGCGGCGCCGGGCTCGGGTCGCAGGGCGCCATCACCGTCAGCGACGACGGCCGCCTGCTCTTCGCCGTGAACGCCGGCAGCAACACCGTGTCGTCGTTTCGCGTCCGATCGGACGGCCTGGACATCGTCGACGTCGCCGCGAGCGGTGGGACGATGCCGACCAGCGTGACCGCGCGCGGGGGCCGCGTCTACGTTCTGAACGCAGGCGTTCCCAACGGCGTGAGCGGCTTCACGGTGGACGTGAAGGGGCGGCTCAGGCCGATTCCCGGATCGAATCTGCCTCTCAGCGCAGCCTCCACGGCGGCAGCGCAAATCGGCTTCGACGACGAGGGCGACACGCTGATCGTGACGGAGCGCGCGACGAACCGCATCGTCACCTACGAGGTCGGTGCGGACGGTCCCTCACCGGGCCCTTCGTGCACGCCTCGACGGGCCCGACGCCGTTTGGCTTCGCCGTCGACAAGCGCAGCACGCTCTTCGTCTCCGAGACGGGCGCGGGCGGCGGCGCGTCGTCGTATCGGATCCGCGATGCCGGCGGTCTCGACGGGATCAGCTCGATGGTCATGACGGGCCAGCGCGCTGCTTGCTGGGCCGTCGTCACGAGGAACGGCCGTTTCGGCTACGTCATCAACGCCGGCACTGGAAACATCTCGGGCTTTGCCATCGGATCCGACGGCTCGGCGACGCTGCTCGGCGCAAACGGGATCACCGCCACCACTGGCGGCAACCCGACGGACGCGGCGCTCTCCCACGACAGCCGGAACCTCTACGTGCGGGTCGCAGCGCTCGGCGAGATTGCAGTGTTCTCGATCGAGTCGGATGGCTCGCTAACCCCGCGGCCATCCCTCAACGGCACGCCTGCCGGATTGGCCGGCCTGGCCGCCTGGTAA